The following coding sequences are from one Streptomyces sp. NBC_01232 window:
- a CDS encoding carboxymuconolactone decarboxylase family protein: MTNTSISRMPDPAVLVPEVNDISAALFRATGNRSVPRTTMSLVHLRAGQIVGNTYLTVLNTGFLRKAGESEERITAVSSWQDAPFFTGAERAALALVEATLQPAPTGRERVGDELYAEVAAHYDDKALATLTVAIGQISFFIALAVIGKPQPVTSLADEQWG, encoded by the coding sequence ATGACGAACACCTCCATCTCGCGGATGCCCGACCCGGCCGTGCTCGTCCCCGAAGTGAACGACATCAGCGCCGCCCTCTTCCGGGCCACCGGCAACCGCTCGGTGCCGCGGACCACGATGAGCCTGGTCCACCTGAGGGCCGGGCAGATCGTCGGCAACACCTACCTGACCGTCCTGAACACCGGGTTCCTCCGCAAGGCCGGGGAGTCCGAGGAGCGCATCACGGCCGTCTCCTCCTGGCAGGACGCCCCCTTCTTCACCGGCGCCGAGCGCGCCGCGCTCGCCCTGGTGGAGGCCACCCTCCAGCCCGCCCCGACCGGCAGGGAGCGGGTCGGCGACGAGCTGTACGCCGAGGTCGCCGCGCACTACGACGACAAGGCCCTCGCCACCCTCACCGTCGCGATCGGGCAGATCAGCTTCTTCATCGCCCTGGCGGTCATCGGCAAGCCGCAGCCGGTGACCTCCCTGGCCGACGAGCAGTGGGGCTGA
- a CDS encoding adenylosuccinate synthase has product MPALVLLGAQWGDEGKGKATDLLGGSVDYVVRYQGGNNAGHTVVVGDQKYALHLLPSGILSPGCTPVIGNGVVVDPAVLLSELRGLNERGIDTSKLLISGNAHLITPYNVTLDKVGERFLGKRKIGTTGRGIGPTYADKINRVGIRVQDLYDESILVQKVEAALEGKNQLLAKLYNRRAIDAAQIVEEMLQYAEQIKPYVADTTLILNNALDEDKVVLFEGGQGTLLDVDHGTYPFVTSSNPTAGGACTGTGVGPTKISRVIGILKAYTTRVGAGPFPTELFDKDGEDLRRIGGERGVTTGRDRRCGWFDAPIARYATRVNGLTDFFLTKLDVLTGWEQIPVCVAYEIDGKRVEELPYSQTDFHHAKPIYEYLPGWSEDITKAKTFEDLPANAQAYVKALEEMSGAPISAIGVGPGRTETIEINSFL; this is encoded by the coding sequence GTGCCCGCTCTTGTGCTGCTCGGAGCTCAGTGGGGTGACGAGGGCAAGGGAAAGGCCACCGACCTGCTCGGTGGATCCGTTGACTATGTGGTGCGCTACCAGGGCGGCAACAATGCCGGCCACACGGTCGTCGTCGGCGACCAGAAGTACGCGCTCCACCTTCTCCCTTCCGGCATCCTCTCCCCCGGATGCACCCCGGTCATCGGTAACGGTGTCGTCGTGGACCCGGCCGTCCTGCTCTCCGAGCTGCGCGGTCTGAACGAGCGCGGCATCGACACCTCCAAGCTGCTCATCAGCGGCAACGCGCACCTGATCACGCCGTACAACGTCACCCTCGACAAGGTCGGCGAGCGTTTCCTGGGCAAGCGCAAGATCGGTACGACCGGTCGCGGCATCGGCCCGACGTACGCGGACAAGATCAACCGCGTCGGCATCCGCGTCCAGGACCTGTACGACGAGTCGATCCTCGTCCAGAAGGTCGAGGCGGCGCTGGAGGGCAAGAACCAGCTCCTCGCGAAGCTGTACAACCGCCGCGCGATCGACGCCGCCCAGATCGTCGAGGAGATGCTCCAGTACGCGGAGCAGATCAAGCCGTACGTCGCCGACACCACCCTGATCCTCAACAACGCGCTGGACGAGGACAAGGTCGTGCTGTTCGAGGGCGGCCAGGGCACCCTGCTCGACGTCGACCACGGCACCTATCCCTTCGTCACCTCGTCCAACCCGACCGCCGGCGGCGCCTGCACCGGCACCGGCGTGGGCCCGACGAAGATCAGCCGTGTCATCGGCATCCTCAAGGCCTACACGACCCGAGTCGGCGCGGGCCCGTTCCCGACCGAGCTGTTCGACAAGGACGGCGAGGACCTGCGCCGCATCGGCGGCGAGCGCGGTGTCACCACCGGACGTGACCGCCGCTGCGGTTGGTTCGACGCGCCGATCGCACGTTACGCCACCCGCGTGAACGGTCTCACCGACTTCTTCCTCACCAAGCTGGACGTACTGACCGGTTGGGAGCAGATCCCGGTCTGCGTCGCGTACGAGATCGACGGCAAGCGCGTCGAGGAGCTGCCGTACTCGCAGACCGACTTCCACCACGCGAAGCCGATCTACGAATACCTCCCCGGCTGGTCCGAGGACATCACCAAGGCCAAGACCTTCGAGGACCTTCCGGCGAACGCCCAGGCGTACGTCAAGGCCCTGGAGGAGATGTCGGGCGCCCCGATCTCCGCGATCGGCGTGGGCCCCGGCCGTACCGAGACGATCGAGATCAACTCGTTCCTCTAG
- a CDS encoding diacylglycerol kinase, with protein sequence MSQAGAPVGGLLVLVDPVARRLDGESVRIAKDVLSAGAAAKICLPDSQEEFARALARRGHRRLVIVGDDRALVRTVGLLHRERGLGEGPLALVPVGPVGSLGLARSLGVPLSAVSAARAVLDGSVRSCDLLVDDSDGVVLGALRIPPVHGVQRPAGPSVWSAYRSLVRTLVRPVAAAGGVATGRHRLRVEADGVLLADVDRPVEDVSVRTRDDGGAAEVVVRTGGGGSAESTVTARAKTVTVSGADFRYRADAAMTGPVRRRTWTLRPGAWTLTVPR encoded by the coding sequence ATGAGCCAAGCGGGCGCGCCGGTAGGCGGCCTGCTCGTGCTCGTCGACCCGGTCGCCCGCCGTCTTGACGGCGAGTCCGTGCGGATCGCGAAGGATGTTTTGTCAGCGGGCGCGGCAGCGAAAATCTGCCTCCCGGATTCGCAGGAGGAATTTGCGCGGGCTCTTGCCCGCCGGGGTCATCGGCGGCTGGTGATCGTCGGTGATGACCGCGCCCTGGTGCGCACCGTGGGCCTGCTGCACCGGGAGCGGGGGCTGGGGGAGGGACCCCTGGCGCTCGTTCCGGTCGGCCCCGTGGGCTCGCTGGGCCTGGCGCGGTCCCTCGGCGTGCCGCTTTCGGCCGTCTCCGCGGCCCGGGCGGTGCTCGACGGGTCGGTCCGGAGCTGCGACCTGCTGGTCGACGACAGCGACGGGGTGGTGCTGGGTGCACTGCGGATCCCGCCGGTGCACGGCGTCCAGCGGCCCGCCGGGCCGTCGGTGTGGAGCGCGTACCGCTCGCTGGTACGGACGCTGGTCCGGCCGGTGGCGGCGGCCGGCGGCGTCGCCACCGGCCGGCACCGGCTGCGCGTCGAGGCCGACGGGGTGCTGCTGGCGGATGTGGACCGGCCCGTGGAGGACGTGTCCGTTCGCACCAGGGACGACGGCGGCGCGGCGGAGGTCGTGGTCCGGACGGGCGGCGGCGGCTCCGCCGAGTCGACCGTCACGGCCCGGGCGAAGACGGTCACGGTGTCGGGCGCGGACTTCCGCTACCGCGCCGACGCGGCGATGACCGGCCCGGTCCGCCGTCGTACGTGGACCCTGCGCCCCGGAGCATGGACGCTCACCGTGCCCCGGTGA
- a CDS encoding excinuclease ABC subunit UvrA gives MSRAPKPDPRSPEPQAPHAADSHGLIRVHGARVNNLKDVSIEIPKRRLTVFTGVSGSGKSSLVFDTIAAESQRMINETYSTFLQGFMPTLARPEVDVLDGLTTAITVDQQRMGGDPRSTVGTATDANAMLRILFSRLGKPHIGPPSAYSFNVASVRASGGITVERGAEKTKTVKATFSRTGGMCVRCEGRGAVSDIDLAQLYDDSKSLAEGAFTIPGWKSDSFWTVRVYAESGFLDPNKPIAKFTKKEMQDFLYREPTKVKVEGVNLTYEGLIPKIQKSFLSKDKEAMQPHIRAFVERAVTFATCPDCEGSRLSEGARSSKIKKISIADACSMQISDLAEWVRGLAEPSVAPLLTALQLTLDSFVEIGLGYLSLDRASGTLSGGEAQRVKMIRHLGSSLTDVTYVFDEPTIGLHPHDIQRMNDLLLRLRDKGNTVLVVEHKPETIAIADHVVDIGPGAGTAGGTVCYEGTVEGLRSGGTITGRHLDDRAKLKPSVRKPTGALEIRGATANNLRDVDVDIPLGVLTVVTGVAGSGKSSLLHKSLSPDTDVVSIDQAAIRGSRRSNPATYTGLLDPIRKAFAKANGVKPALFSANSEGACPNCNGAGVIYTDLAMMAGVTTTCEECEGKRFEASVLEYHLGGRDISEVLAMSVTEAEEFFGDGEAHTPAAHRILTRLADVGLGYLSLGQPLTTLSGGERQRLKLATHMAEKGGVYVLDEPTTGLHLADVEQLLGLLDRLVESGKSVIVIEHHQAVMAHADWIIDLGPGAGHDGGLVVFEGTPADLVADRSTLTGEHLAAYVGA, from the coding sequence ATGAGCAGGGCCCCCAAGCCGGACCCCCGGTCGCCCGAGCCGCAGGCGCCGCACGCTGCCGACAGCCACGGTCTGATCCGCGTGCACGGTGCACGCGTGAACAACCTCAAGGACGTCAGCATCGAGATCCCCAAGCGCCGGCTGACGGTGTTCACCGGAGTCTCCGGTTCGGGCAAGAGCTCGCTGGTGTTCGACACGATCGCCGCCGAGTCCCAGCGGATGATCAACGAGACCTACAGCACCTTCCTGCAGGGCTTCATGCCGACGCTGGCCCGCCCCGAGGTCGACGTACTCGACGGCCTGACCACGGCGATCACCGTCGACCAGCAGCGGATGGGCGGCGACCCCCGCTCCACGGTCGGCACCGCCACCGACGCCAACGCGATGCTCCGCATCCTCTTCAGCCGGCTCGGCAAGCCGCACATCGGCCCGCCCAGCGCCTACTCCTTCAACGTCGCCTCCGTCCGCGCCAGCGGCGGGATCACGGTCGAGCGCGGCGCCGAGAAGACCAAGACGGTGAAGGCGACCTTCTCCCGCACCGGCGGCATGTGCGTGCGCTGCGAGGGCCGGGGCGCGGTCTCCGACATCGACCTCGCCCAGCTCTACGACGACTCCAAGTCGCTCGCCGAGGGCGCCTTCACCATTCCCGGCTGGAAGTCCGACAGCTTCTGGACCGTACGGGTCTACGCCGAGTCGGGCTTCCTCGACCCGAACAAGCCGATCGCGAAGTTCACCAAGAAGGAGATGCAGGACTTCCTCTACCGGGAGCCCACCAAGGTCAAGGTCGAGGGCGTCAACCTCACCTACGAGGGCCTCATCCCCAAGATCCAGAAGTCCTTCCTGTCCAAGGACAAGGAAGCGATGCAGCCCCACATCCGGGCCTTCGTGGAGCGCGCGGTCACCTTCGCGACGTGTCCCGACTGCGAGGGCAGCCGGCTCAGCGAGGGCGCCCGGTCCTCGAAGATCAAGAAGATCAGCATCGCCGACGCCTGCTCGATGCAGATCAGCGACCTGGCCGAGTGGGTCCGCGGCCTCGCCGAGCCCTCGGTCGCCCCACTGCTGACCGCGCTGCAGCTCACCCTCGACTCGTTCGTGGAGATCGGCCTCGGCTACCTCTCGCTCGACCGGGCGTCCGGCACGCTGTCGGGCGGCGAGGCGCAGCGCGTCAAGATGATCCGCCACCTCGGCTCCTCGCTCACCGACGTCACCTACGTCTTCGACGAGCCCACCATCGGCCTGCACCCGCACGACATCCAGCGCATGAACGACCTCCTGCTGCGGCTGCGCGACAAGGGCAACACCGTCCTCGTCGTCGAGCACAAGCCGGAGACCATCGCAATCGCCGACCACGTCGTCGACATCGGCCCCGGCGCGGGCACTGCGGGCGGCACCGTCTGCTACGAGGGCACCGTCGAGGGACTGCGCTCCGGCGGCACCATCACCGGCCGCCACCTCGACGACCGGGCCAAGCTCAAGCCGTCGGTCCGCAAGCCCACCGGTGCGCTGGAGATCCGCGGGGCAACGGCCAACAACCTGCGCGACGTCGACGTCGACATCCCGCTCGGGGTGCTCACGGTCGTCACCGGCGTGGCCGGTTCGGGCAAGAGCTCGCTGCTGCACAAGTCGCTCTCCCCCGACACCGACGTGGTCTCGATCGACCAGGCCGCGATCCGCGGCTCGCGCCGGAGCAACCCGGCGACCTACACCGGGCTGCTCGACCCGATCCGCAAGGCGTTCGCCAAGGCCAACGGGGTGAAGCCGGCGCTGTTCAGCGCCAACTCCGAGGGCGCCTGCCCCAATTGCAACGGCGCCGGCGTCATCTACACCGACCTGGCGATGATGGCCGGGGTCACGACCACCTGCGAGGAGTGCGAGGGCAAGCGGTTCGAGGCGTCCGTGCTGGAGTACCACCTCGGCGGCCGCGACATCAGCGAGGTGCTCGCGATGTCGGTGACCGAGGCCGAGGAGTTCTTCGGCGACGGTGAGGCGCACACGCCCGCCGCGCACCGCATCCTCACCCGGCTCGCGGACGTCGGGCTCGGCTACCTCAGCCTCGGCCAGCCGCTCACCACGCTGTCCGGCGGCGAGCGCCAGCGGCTCAAGCTGGCCACCCACATGGCGGAAAAGGGCGGCGTGTACGTGCTCGACGAACCGACCACCGGCCTGCACCTCGCCGACGTGGAGCAGCTGCTCGGCCTGCTCGACCGGCTGGTCGAGTCCGGGAAGTCGGTCATCGTCATCGAGCACCACCAGGCGGTCATGGCGCACGCCGACTGGATCATCGACCTCGGTCCCGGCGCCGGTCACGACGGCGGTCTGGTCGTCTTCGAGGGCACCCCCGCCGACCTCGTGGCGGACCGCTCCACCCTCACCGGCGAGCACCTCGCGGCGTACGTCGGCGCCTGA
- a CDS encoding VOC family protein, producing the protein MNINLSQCFIAVDDHDKALTFYRDVLGLEVRNDVGFEGMRWVTVGSPAQPDVEIVLEPPLADPNASPADRQAVAELLAKGMLRGVIFSTDDVDATFERIRAAGGEVLQEPVDQPYGVRDCAFRDPAGNMLRFNQPRKP; encoded by the coding sequence ATGAACATCAACCTCTCGCAGTGCTTCATCGCAGTCGACGACCACGACAAGGCGCTCACCTTCTACCGCGATGTCCTCGGCCTGGAAGTCCGCAACGACGTCGGGTTCGAGGGGATGCGCTGGGTGACCGTCGGCTCCCCCGCGCAGCCGGACGTGGAGATCGTCCTCGAACCGCCGCTCGCCGACCCCAACGCCTCGCCGGCCGACCGGCAGGCGGTGGCGGAGCTGCTGGCCAAGGGCATGCTGCGCGGCGTGATCTTCTCCACCGACGATGTCGACGCCACCTTCGAACGCATCCGGGCCGCCGGCGGGGAGGTGCTGCAGGAGCCGGTCGACCAGCCGTACGGCGTCCGCGACTGCGCCTTCCGCGACCCGGCCGGCAACATGCTCCGCTTCAACCAGCCCCGCAAGCCCTAA